A single region of the Streptomyces sp. NBC_01381 genome encodes:
- the thrB gene encoding homoserine kinase: MAGPAFRAAAVRVRVPATSANLGPGFDALGLSLGLYDDVVVRVADSGLNIDIAGEGSETLPRDESHLLVRSLRTAFDLLGGQPRGLEIVCANRIPHGRGLGSSSAAICAGIVAARAVTIGGDARLDDNALLELATEIEGHPDNVAACLLGGFTLSWMDGGAARAIRMDPADSIVPVVFVPGKPVLTETARGLLPRTVPHVDAAANAGRAALLVEALTRRPELLLPATEDRLHQEYRAPAMPESAALVDRLRADGVPAMISGAGPTVLALADESTADKVARLAGEGWAANRLALDATGASVLPLAP; this comes from the coding sequence ATGGCCGGTCCCGCGTTCCGCGCCGCCGCCGTCCGGGTGCGCGTCCCCGCCACCAGCGCCAACCTCGGGCCGGGCTTCGACGCCCTCGGCCTGTCGCTGGGGCTGTACGACGACGTCGTCGTCCGGGTGGCCGACTCCGGACTGAACATCGACATCGCAGGTGAGGGCAGCGAGACGCTCCCGCGCGACGAGTCGCATCTGCTTGTACGTTCCCTGCGTACCGCCTTCGACCTGCTCGGCGGACAGCCGCGCGGGCTCGAAATCGTCTGCGCCAACCGCATTCCGCACGGCCGGGGCCTCGGCTCGTCGTCCGCGGCCATCTGCGCCGGAATCGTCGCCGCGCGCGCCGTGACGATAGGCGGTGACGCCCGGCTCGACGACAACGCCCTGCTTGAGCTCGCCACCGAGATCGAGGGCCACCCCGACAACGTCGCCGCCTGTCTGCTCGGCGGCTTCACGCTCTCCTGGATGGACGGGGGAGCGGCGCGGGCGATCAGGATGGACCCCGCCGATTCCATCGTTCCGGTGGTTTTCGTACCGGGAAAGCCGGTCCTCACCGAGACCGCGCGCGGACTGCTCCCGCGCACCGTCCCCCATGTGGACGCGGCCGCCAACGCGGGCCGGGCCGCCCTGCTCGTCGAGGCGCTGACCAGGCGCCCCGAGCTGCTGCTCCCCGCCACCGAGGACCGCCTCCACCAGGAGTACCGCGCACCCGCCATGCCGGAGAGCGCCGCCCTGGTGGACCGACTGCGGGCGGACGGCGTCCCCGCGATGATTTCCGGCGCGGGACCCACGGTCCTCGCGCTGGCCGATGAGAGTACGGCCGACAAGGTCGCACGCCTCGCGGGCGAGGGCTGGGCGGCCAACCGTCTGGCGCTCGACGCGACCGGGGCGAGCGTGCTGCCGCTCGCGCCTTGA
- the prfA gene encoding peptide chain release factor 1, translated as MFEAVEELIGEHADLETKLADPSVHADQANARKLNKRYAELTPIVSTYRAWKQTGDDIATARELAAEDPEFAAEVKDLEKQREEITEKLRLLLVPRDPSDDKDVILEVKAGAGGDESALFAGDLLRMYLRYAERVGWKTEIIDATESELGGYKDVQVAVKTKGGNGATEPGQGVWARLKYEGGVHRVQRVPSTESQGRIHTSAAGVLVTPEAEEIDVEIHANDLRIDVYRSSGPGGQSVNTTDSAVRITHIPTGVVASCQNEKSQLQNKEQAMRILRSRLLAAAQEEAEKEAADARRSQVRTVDRSEKIRTYNFPENRISDHRVGFKAYNLDQVLDGELDAVIQACVDADSAAKLAAA; from the coding sequence ATGTTCGAGGCGGTCGAGGAACTGATCGGCGAGCACGCCGATCTGGAAACGAAGCTCGCGGACCCCTCGGTCCACGCCGACCAGGCCAACGCGCGCAAGCTCAACAAGCGCTACGCCGAGCTCACCCCGATCGTCTCGACGTACCGCGCCTGGAAGCAGACCGGCGACGACATCGCGACGGCCCGTGAACTGGCCGCGGAGGACCCGGAGTTCGCCGCGGAGGTCAAGGACCTGGAGAAGCAGCGCGAGGAGATCACCGAGAAGCTGCGGCTGCTGCTCGTACCCCGGGACCCGTCCGACGATAAGGACGTCATCCTCGAGGTCAAGGCGGGCGCGGGCGGCGACGAGTCGGCGCTCTTCGCCGGCGACCTCCTTCGCATGTATCTGCGGTACGCGGAGCGCGTGGGCTGGAAGACCGAGATCATCGACGCCACCGAGTCCGAGCTGGGCGGCTACAAGGACGTCCAGGTCGCCGTGAAGACCAAGGGCGGCAACGGTGCGACCGAGCCCGGCCAGGGCGTCTGGGCGCGGCTGAAGTACGAGGGCGGCGTACACCGCGTGCAGCGCGTTCCCTCGACCGAGTCGCAGGGCCGCATCCACACCTCCGCGGCCGGTGTCCTGGTGACGCCGGAGGCCGAGGAGATCGACGTCGAGATCCACGCGAACGACCTCCGTATCGACGTCTACCGCTCCTCGGGCCCCGGCGGCCAGTCCGTCAACACCACCGACTCCGCGGTGCGCATCACGCACATTCCCACCGGAGTCGTCGCCTCCTGCCAGAACGAGAAGAGCCAGCTGCAGAACAAGGAGCAGGCGATGCGTATCCTGCGCTCCAGGCTCCTTGCCGCGGCCCAGGAGGAAGCGGAGAAGGAGGCGGCGGACGCCCGTCGCAGCCAGGTCCGCACGGTTGACCGCTCCGAGAAGATCCGTACGTACAACTTCCCGGAAAACCGGATCTCGGACCACCGCGTCGGCTTCAAGGCGTACAACTTGGACCAGGTGCTCGACGGAGAGCTCGACGCGGTCATTCAGGCCTGCGTCGACGCGGACTCCGCCGCCAAGCTCGCGGCCGCGTAA
- the rho gene encoding transcription termination factor Rho → MSDTTDLMGVTADTPATDASAAPATGASAGSRRRRGTGLEGMVLAELQQVASGLGIKGTARMRKSQLIEVIKEAQAGGGAPAKSAAPSSADAETKPKRRATSKARTGEDAAAGGGKSSKADKAEKTEQASGGKAEEAVAQQQIDIPGQPAGADKGERRRRRATADAGSPETVTAEAKAEPKQDAQPESRGDGSGEGAEGRRDRQGRDRQGRGRDRDRRGGNKGDDQQGGGRQDRQQGGGRQDRKERDNGPQDDFDDEAGGRRGRRGRYRDRRGRRGRDEFGANEPQVSEDDVLIPVAGILDILDNYAFIRTSGYLPGPNDVYVSLAQVRKNGLRKGDHVTGAVRQPKDGERREKFNALVRLDSANGMAAESGRGRPEFNKLTPLYPQDRLRLETDPGILTTRIIDLVSPIGKGQRGLIVAPPKTGKTMIMQAVANAITTNSPECHLMVVLVDERPEEVTDMQRSVKGEVISSTFDRPAEDHTTVAELAIERAKRLVELGHDVVVLLDSITRLGRAYNLAAPASGRILSGGVDSTALYPPKRFFGAARNIEDGGSLTILATALVDTGSRMDEVIFEEFKGTGNMELKLDRKLSDKRIFPAVDVDASSTRKEEILLNSEELAIVWKLRRVLHALDSQQAIELLLDKMKQTKSNAEFLMQIAKTTPTPGNGND, encoded by the coding sequence GTGAGCGACACCACCGATCTGATGGGCGTGACTGCCGACACGCCCGCCACGGACGCCTCTGCGGCGCCTGCCACCGGTGCTTCGGCCGGGTCCCGGCGGCGCCGCGGCACCGGCCTCGAGGGCATGGTGCTGGCGGAACTGCAGCAGGTCGCATCCGGCCTCGGTATCAAGGGCACTGCGCGGATGCGCAAGAGCCAGCTGATCGAGGTCATCAAGGAGGCGCAGGCGGGAGGGGGCGCCCCCGCGAAGAGTGCCGCGCCGTCCTCGGCCGATGCCGAGACCAAGCCGAAGCGCCGCGCGACCTCCAAGGCCCGTACGGGCGAGGACGCGGCGGCCGGCGGCGGCAAGTCGAGCAAGGCCGACAAGGCCGAGAAGACGGAGCAGGCTTCGGGCGGCAAGGCCGAAGAGGCCGTCGCCCAGCAGCAGATCGACATCCCGGGCCAGCCCGCGGGTGCCGACAAGGGCGAGCGCCGGCGTCGCCGCGCCACCGCCGACGCGGGCAGCCCCGAGACCGTCACCGCCGAGGCGAAGGCCGAGCCGAAGCAGGACGCGCAGCCCGAGTCCCGCGGCGACGGCTCCGGTGAGGGCGCCGAGGGCCGTCGTGACCGTCAGGGCCGCGACCGCCAGGGCCGTGGCCGCGACCGTGACCGCCGTGGTGGCAACAAGGGCGACGACCAGCAGGGCGGTGGCCGTCAGGACCGCCAGCAGGGTGGCGGCCGTCAGGACCGCAAGGAGCGGGACAACGGCCCGCAGGACGACTTCGACGACGAGGCGGGCGGCCGTCGCGGGCGTCGCGGCCGGTACCGCGACCGCCGTGGCCGCCGTGGCCGCGACGAGTTCGGCGCCAACGAGCCGCAGGTCTCCGAGGACGACGTACTGATCCCCGTCGCGGGCATCCTGGACATCCTCGACAACTACGCGTTCATTCGTACGTCGGGCTACCTGCCCGGACCGAACGACGTGTACGTGTCGCTCGCCCAGGTCCGTAAGAACGGTCTGCGCAAGGGCGACCACGTCACCGGCGCGGTCCGTCAGCCCAAGGACGGCGAGCGCCGCGAGAAGTTCAACGCGCTCGTACGCCTCGACTCGGCGAACGGCATGGCGGCCGAATCCGGGCGCGGGCGACCGGAGTTCAACAAGCTGACGCCCCTTTACCCGCAGGACCGGCTCCGTCTGGAGACCGACCCGGGCATCCTGACCACCCGCATCATCGACCTCGTGTCGCCGATCGGTAAGGGTCAGCGAGGGCTGATCGTGGCCCCGCCGAAGACCGGCAAGACCATGATCATGCAGGCGGTCGCCAACGCGATCACCACCAACAGCCCCGAGTGCCACCTGATGGTCGTCCTGGTCGACGAGCGTCCGGAAGAGGTCACCGACATGCAGCGGTCGGTGAAGGGCGAGGTCATCTCCTCGACCTTCGACCGTCCCGCCGAGGACCACACCACCGTCGCCGAGCTGGCCATCGAGCGCGCCAAGCGTCTCGTCGAGCTGGGTCACGACGTGGTCGTCCTGCTCGACTCCATCACCCGCCTCGGCCGTGCGTACAACCTCGCGGCCCCGGCGTCCGGGCGCATCCTGTCCGGTGGTGTCGACTCGACCGCGCTCTACCCGCCGAAGCGCTTCTTCGGTGCGGCGCGCAACATCGAGGACGGCGGCTCGCTGACCATCCTGGCCACCGCGCTCGTCGACACCGGTTCGCGCATGGACGAGGTGATCTTCGAGGAGTTCAAGGGCACCGGCAACATGGAGCTCAAGCTCGACCGGAAGCTCTCGGACAAGCGCATCTTCCCGGCGGTGGACGTCGACGCGTCCTCCACCCGTAAGGAAGAGATCCTGCTCAACAGCGAAGAGCTGGCGATCGTCTGGAAGCTGCGCCGGGTGCTGCACGCCCTCGACTCGCAGCAGGCCATCGAGCTGCTTCTCGACAAGATGAAGCAGACGAAGTCGAACGCCGAGTTCCTGATGCAGATCGCGAAGACGACGCCGACGCCGGGCAACGGCAACGACTAG
- a CDS encoding protein-tyrosine-phosphatase, producing the protein MTAPETGRGIAACRDSFRILHVSTGNVCRSPITERLTRHALADRLGDPFTGGLIVESAGTWGHEGAPMETNAETVLADFGADASGFMGRELLDDHVIRADLVLTATRDHRAQVISMGHSAGLRTFTLKEFTRLVRAIDPATLPDPDGEGVVERARALVRAAAALRGWLLAPSVEADEVYDPYGAPLPFFRSVGDEINEALDPVVTALTGVRAKA; encoded by the coding sequence TTGACAGCCCCTGAGACGGGGCGTGGCATAGCGGCTTGTCGAGATTCGTTCCGCATCCTCCACGTCAGCACCGGCAATGTGTGCCGCTCGCCGATCACCGAGCGGCTGACGCGGCATGCCCTGGCGGACCGCCTCGGCGACCCGTTCACGGGCGGCCTGATCGTGGAGAGCGCGGGTACGTGGGGGCACGAGGGCGCCCCCATGGAGACCAACGCCGAGACGGTCCTCGCGGACTTCGGGGCGGACGCCTCCGGCTTCATGGGCCGTGAGCTGCTCGACGACCACGTCATCCGGGCGGACCTCGTCCTGACGGCGACGCGGGACCACCGTGCGCAGGTCATCTCGATGGGTCACTCGGCAGGACTGCGCACCTTCACGCTCAAGGAGTTCACCCGTCTGGTGCGGGCCATAGACCCGGCCACGCTGCCCGACCCCGACGGGGAGGGCGTGGTGGAGCGTGCGCGTGCCCTGGTGCGGGCGGCCGCGGCACTGCGCGGCTGGCTGCTCGCGCCGAGCGTCGAGGCGGACGAGGTGTACGACCCCTACGGGGCGCCGCTGCCCTTCTTCCGCTCGGTGGGCGACGAGATCAACGAGGCGCTGGATCCCGTGGTGACGGCGCTGACCGGCGTACGGGCCAAAGCCTGA
- the prmC gene encoding peptide chain release factor N(5)-glutamine methyltransferase gives MNLLLAEVAQATQRLADAGVPSPRNDAEELAAFVHGVKRGELHAVKDADFDARYWEAIARREAREPLQHITGRAFFRYLELQVGPGVFVPRPETESVVGWAIDAVRAMDVVEPLIVDLCTGSGAIALAMAQEVPRSRVHAVELSEDALKWTRKNVEGSRVKLSQGDARDAFPELDGQVDLVVSNPPYIPLTEWEYVAPEARDYDPELSLFSGEDGLDLIRGIERTAHRLLRPGGVVVIEHADTQGGQVPWIFTEERGWADAADHPDLNNRPRFATARKAMP, from the coding sequence GTGAACCTGCTGCTCGCGGAAGTGGCCCAGGCCACCCAGCGGCTGGCCGACGCCGGCGTGCCCTCGCCGCGCAACGACGCCGAGGAGCTCGCCGCCTTCGTGCACGGCGTGAAGCGGGGCGAGCTGCACGCCGTCAAGGACGCGGACTTCGACGCACGCTACTGGGAGGCGATCGCGCGCCGTGAGGCCCGCGAACCGCTTCAGCACATCACCGGGCGTGCCTTCTTCCGCTACCTCGAACTGCAGGTGGGCCCCGGTGTCTTCGTGCCGCGCCCCGAGACCGAGTCGGTCGTCGGCTGGGCCATAGACGCCGTGCGCGCGATGGATGTCGTCGAGCCGCTCATCGTCGACCTGTGCACCGGCTCCGGCGCCATCGCGCTCGCCATGGCGCAGGAGGTGCCGCGCTCGCGGGTGCACGCCGTGGAGCTGTCCGAGGACGCGCTGAAGTGGACGCGGAAGAACGTCGAGGGGTCCAGGGTCAAGCTCTCCCAGGGCGACGCGCGTGACGCGTTCCCGGAGCTCGACGGCCAGGTCGACCTCGTCGTCTCCAACCCGCCGTACATCCCGCTCACGGAGTGGGAGTACGTCGCCCCGGAGGCCCGCGACTACGACCCCGAGCTCTCCCTCTTCTCCGGCGAGGACGGCCTCGACCTGATCCGCGGCATCGAGCGCACCGCGCACCGCCTCCTTCGGCCCGGCGGTGTCGTCGTCATCGAGCACGCGGACACCCAGGGCGGCCAGGTCCCGTGGATCTTCACCGAGGAGCGGGGCTGGGCCGACGCGGCCGACCACCCGGACCTGAACAACCGCCCGCGCTTCGCGACCGCCCGCAAGGCGATGCCGTGA
- the rpmE gene encoding 50S ribosomal protein L31 has product MKRDIHPEYVETQVSCTCGASFTTRSTISSGTVRAEVCSECHPFYTGKQKILDTGGRVARFEARFGKAAGSNK; this is encoded by the coding sequence TTGAAGCGCGACATCCACCCCGAGTACGTCGAGACGCAGGTCAGCTGCACCTGTGGCGCGTCGTTCACCACCCGCAGCACGATCTCCAGCGGCACCGTCCGTGCCGAGGTCTGCTCCGAGTGCCACCCGTTCTACACGGGCAAGCAGAAGATCCTCGACACCGGTGGCCGTGTGGCCCGCTTCGAGGCCCGCTTCGGCAAGGCTGCCGGCTCCAACAAGTAG
- a CDS encoding LCP family protein, whose product MTDESAPEDTKPQRPRGGGGRRRRPTTKRHKALVITAWTAASVIVLGGAGLGFVYFKLNGNIKGVDINAALGTDRPENVDNGSQDILVLGSDSRSGDNAKYGKDEGAARSDTAMVVHVNKGHKTASVVSIPRDTLITRPECKTDDGQTDPGGQRQMFNTAYEVGGPACAVKTVEKMSGIRMDHYLEVDFTGFKKLIDTLGGVEITTKEAIHDKDSHLDLEAGKHQLTGEQSLGLVRTRHGVGDGSDLGRIQLQQAFIKALINQVNDVGVFSNPKKLYDLADDATSAITTDSDLNDVKSLAGFAGGLKGIGAGDMHMVTLPIQYDPADPNRVLPLEKADRQVWAALKADKAIPKSATEQSAGDKGEADDVVTSN is encoded by the coding sequence ATGACCGACGAGAGCGCGCCCGAGGATACGAAGCCCCAGCGCCCCCGTGGCGGAGGCGGCCGGCGCCGCAGGCCGACCACCAAGCGGCACAAGGCCCTCGTCATCACGGCGTGGACCGCCGCATCGGTGATCGTCCTCGGCGGTGCGGGCCTCGGCTTCGTGTACTTCAAGCTCAACGGCAACATCAAGGGCGTCGACATCAACGCGGCGCTCGGCACGGACCGCCCCGAGAACGTCGACAACGGCTCGCAGGACATCCTCGTCCTCGGCTCCGACTCCCGCTCCGGCGACAACGCCAAGTACGGCAAGGACGAGGGCGCCGCCCGCTCGGACACGGCGATGGTCGTGCACGTCAACAAGGGCCACAAGACGGCCAGCGTCGTCTCGATACCCCGCGACACCCTGATAACCCGGCCCGAGTGCAAGACCGACGACGGCCAGACCGATCCGGGCGGTCAGCGGCAGATGTTCAACACGGCGTACGAGGTCGGAGGCCCGGCCTGCGCCGTCAAGACCGTCGAGAAGATGTCCGGCATCCGCATGGACCACTACCTGGAAGTCGACTTCACGGGCTTCAAGAAGCTCATCGACACCCTCGGCGGCGTCGAGATCACCACCAAGGAGGCCATCCATGACAAGGACAGCCACCTCGACCTCGAAGCCGGCAAGCACCAGCTGACCGGCGAGCAGTCACTCGGCCTGGTCCGCACCCGGCACGGCGTCGGCGACGGCAGCGACCTCGGCCGCATCCAGCTCCAGCAGGCGTTCATCAAGGCCCTGATCAACCAGGTCAACGACGTCGGCGTGTTCAGCAACCCGAAGAAGCTCTACGACCTCGCGGACGACGCGACGAGCGCCATCACCACCGACTCGGACCTGAACGACGTCAAGAGCCTCGCGGGCTTCGCGGGCGGCCTCAAGGGCATCGGCGCGGGCGACATGCACATGGTCACCCTGCCCATCCAGTACGACCCGGCCGACCCCAACCGCGTACTGCCCCTGGAGAAGGCCGACCGCCAGGTCTGGGCCGCGCTCAAGGCCGACAAGGCGATCCCCAAGTCCGCGACCGAGCAGTCCGCGGGCGACAAGGGCGAAGCGGACGACGTCGTGACCAGTAACTAG
- the thrC gene encoding threonine synthase, with amino-acid sequence MTHQWRGIIEEYRDRLPVSDTTPVVTLREGGTPLVPAQVLSERTGCEVHLKVEGANPTGSFKDRGMTMAITKAKEEGAKAVICASTGNTSASAAAYAVRAGMVCAVLVPQGKIALGKMGQALVYGSKILQVDGNFDDCLNLARALSENYPVALVNSVNPFRIEGQKTASFEIVDALGDAPDIHVLPVGNAGNITAYWKGYKEYAADSVSTHTPRMWGFQASGSAPIVRGEVVKDPSTIATAIRIGNPASWDFALAARDESGGFIDEVTDREILRAYKLLASQEGVFVEPASAASVAGLLKAAEQGKVDKGQKIVCTVTGNGLKDPDWAVAGAPQPVTVPVDAATAAERLGLA; translated from the coding sequence ATGACCCACCAGTGGCGCGGAATCATCGAGGAGTACCGGGACCGTCTCCCCGTCTCCGACACGACGCCGGTCGTGACGCTCCGCGAGGGCGGCACGCCGCTCGTGCCCGCGCAGGTGCTCTCCGAGCGCACGGGCTGCGAGGTCCATCTCAAGGTCGAGGGCGCCAACCCGACCGGGTCCTTCAAGGACCGCGGCATGACGATGGCGATCACGAAGGCCAAGGAGGAGGGCGCCAAGGCCGTCATCTGCGCCTCCACCGGCAACACGTCCGCCTCCGCGGCCGCCTATGCCGTACGCGCCGGAATGGTCTGTGCGGTCCTGGTGCCGCAGGGCAAGATCGCGCTCGGCAAGATGGGCCAGGCGCTCGTCTACGGCTCGAAGATCCTTCAGGTCGACGGGAACTTCGACGACTGCCTGAACCTCGCCCGCGCCCTCTCCGAGAACTACCCGGTGGCGCTGGTCAATTCGGTCAACCCGTTCCGCATCGAGGGCCAGAAGACCGCCTCGTTCGAGATCGTCGACGCGCTCGGCGACGCCCCGGACATCCATGTCCTTCCCGTCGGCAACGCCGGCAACATCACGGCCTACTGGAAGGGCTACAAGGAGTACGCCGCCGACTCGGTGTCGACGCACACTCCCCGGATGTGGGGCTTCCAGGCCTCGGGCTCGGCGCCCATCGTGCGCGGCGAGGTCGTCAAGGACCCGTCCACCATCGCCACCGCGATTCGCATCGGCAACCCCGCGTCCTGGGACTTCGCCCTTGCCGCGCGCGACGAGTCGGGCGGCTTCATCGACGAGGTGACGGACCGTGAGATCCTGCGCGCCTACAAGCTGTTGGCGTCCCAGGAGGGTGTCTTCGTCGAGCCCGCGTCGGCTGCTTCGGTCGCCGGTCTCCTGAAGGCCGCCGAGCAGGGCAAGGTCGACAAGGGCCAGAAGATCGTCTGCACGGTCACCGGAAACGGCCTGAAGGACCCCGACTGGGCCGTCGCCGGCGCCCCGCAGCCGGTCACCGTGCCGGTCGACGCGGCCACCGCCGCCGAGCGCCTCGGTCTGGCATAA
- a CDS encoding homoserine dehydrogenase, whose product MRKRPLKVALLGCGVVGSEVARIMTTHADDLTARIGAPVELAGVAVRRPSKVREGIDPSLITTDATALVKRGDIDVIVEVIGGIEPARTLITTAFEHGASVVSANKALIAQDGAALHAAAEEHGRDLYYEAAVAGAIPLIRPLRESLVGDKVNRVLGIVNGTTNFILDAMDTTGAGYQEALDEATALGYAEADPTADVEGFDAAAKAAILAGIAFHTRVRLDDVYREGMTEVTAADFASAKRMGCTIKLLAICERAADGESVTARVHPAMIPLSHPLASVREAYNAVFVEAEAAGQLMFYGPGAGGSPTASAVLGDLVAVCRNKLGEATGPGESAYTQLPVSSMGEVVTRYHISLDVADKPGVLAQVATVFAEHGVSIDTVRQTGKDGEASLVVVTHRAPDAALSGTVEALRNLDTVRGVASIMRVEGE is encoded by the coding sequence ATGCGTAAGCGTCCGCTGAAGGTGGCGCTGCTGGGCTGTGGGGTTGTCGGCTCAGAGGTGGCGCGCATCATGACGACGCACGCCGACGACCTCACAGCCAGGATCGGCGCCCCGGTGGAACTCGCCGGGGTCGCCGTCCGCCGTCCCTCGAAGGTGCGCGAGGGAATCGACCCCTCCCTCATCACCACCGACGCGACCGCGCTGGTCAAACGGGGCGACATCGACGTCATCGTCGAGGTCATCGGAGGGATCGAGCCCGCCCGGACCCTCATCACCACCGCCTTCGAGCACGGCGCGTCCGTCGTCTCGGCGAACAAGGCCCTCATCGCCCAGGACGGTGCCGCGCTGCACGCCGCCGCCGAGGAGCACGGGCGGGATCTCTATTACGAGGCCGCCGTCGCCGGCGCGATTCCGCTGATCCGGCCGCTGCGCGAGTCCCTCGTCGGCGACAAGGTCAACCGGGTCCTCGGGATCGTCAACGGGACCACGAACTTCATCCTTGACGCGATGGACACGACCGGGGCCGGTTACCAGGAAGCCCTCGACGAGGCCACCGCTCTCGGGTACGCAGAGGCCGACCCGACCGCCGACGTCGAGGGCTTCGACGCCGCCGCCAAGGCCGCGATCCTCGCCGGAATCGCCTTCCACACGCGCGTGCGGCTCGACGACGTCTACCGCGAGGGCATGACCGAGGTGACCGCCGCCGACTTCGCCTCCGCGAAGCGCATGGGCTGCACCATCAAGCTGCTCGCCATCTGTGAGCGGGCCGCGGACGGCGAGTCCGTCACCGCGCGCGTGCATCCCGCGATGATTCCGCTCAGCCATCCGCTGGCGTCCGTGCGCGAGGCGTACAACGCCGTCTTCGTGGAGGCCGAGGCCGCCGGTCAGCTCATGTTCTACGGGCCCGGCGCGGGCGGCTCGCCCACCGCGTCGGCCGTGCTCGGCGACCTCGTCGCCGTCTGCCGGAACAAGCTCGGCGAGGCCACCGGGCCCGGCGAGTCCGCGTACACCCAGCTGCCCGTGAGCTCCATGGGCGAGGTCGTCACGCGGTACCACATCAGCCTCGACGTGGCCGACAAGCCGGGTGTCCTCGCCCAGGTCGCGACGGTCTTCGCCGAGCACGGCGTATCGATCGATACGGTCCGTCAGACGGGCAAGGACGGCGAGGCATCCCTCGTCGTCGTCACCCACCGGGCACCCGACGCCGCGCTCAGCGGCACGGTCGAGGCGCTGCGGAATCTCGACACCGTGCGTGGTGTCGCGAGCATCATGCGGGTTGAAGGAGAGTAA
- a CDS encoding L-threonylcarbamoyladenylate synthase: MARRYDTNDATDRTTGLREAASAVRRGELVVLPTDTVYGIGADAFTPEACADLLDAKGRGRNMPTPVLIGSPNTLHGLVTDFSESAWELVDAFWPGALTLVAKQQPSLQWDLGDTRGTVAIRMPLHPVAIELLTEVGPMAVSSANLTGHPAPEDCDAAQEMLGDSVSVYLDGGPTPGIVPSSIVDVTGKVPVLLRAGALTAEELRKVVPDLEVAN; this comes from the coding sequence ATGGCACGGCGATACGACACCAACGACGCGACCGACCGTACGACCGGTCTGCGCGAGGCCGCGTCCGCCGTCCGCCGTGGCGAGCTGGTCGTGCTGCCCACCGACACCGTCTACGGCATCGGTGCCGACGCCTTCACCCCGGAGGCCTGCGCCGATCTGCTCGACGCCAAGGGCCGTGGCCGCAATATGCCCACCCCTGTCCTCATCGGCTCCCCGAACACCCTGCACGGCCTGGTCACGGACTTCTCCGAGTCGGCCTGGGAGCTCGTCGACGCCTTCTGGCCGGGCGCGCTGACGCTGGTCGCCAAGCAGCAGCCGTCGCTCCAGTGGGACCTCGGCGACACCCGCGGCACGGTCGCGATCCGCATGCCGCTGCACCCTGTCGCCATCGAGCTGCTCACCGAGGTCGGCCCGATGGCCGTCTCGTCCGCCAACCTCACGGGCCACCCGGCCCCCGAGGACTGTGACGCCGCGCAGGAGATGCTCGGGGACTCCGTCTCCGTGTACCTGGACGGCGGCCCGACGCCGGGCATCGTCCCCTCGTCGATCGTGGACGTCACCGGGAAGGTGCCGGTACTGCTGCGCGCGGGTGCGCTGACCGCGGAGGAGCTCCGCAAGGTGGTACCCGACCTCGAGGTGGCGAATTGA